The following DNA comes from Methanomassiliicoccales archaeon LGM-DZ1.
CGGCGGACGGCATGCGCCCGAAGCGCTCCCTGTCCTTGGATTCTATGCTGCCGGGGTCCAGTTTCGATGCCTTCTCCACGTCGCCGATCAGGTCCCTGTCCCCGTCCGCGCTGAACCACCTGCCGATGCCGTCCGGTTCGGCCCGGGCGGGGGAGAGCGGCATCGTGCCGCGCGCCATCAGCTTGCAGATGAGCCTGTACACCCCTTCGGGATCGGCGGCCATCAGCGGCGCGGTGCGCGGATAGGAGGCGCCGTTCTCGTCCAGGAACCTGTCCAGGATGCGGCCGAAGAACCTGGCGTTCAGGGCATCGTTCTCGGTTATCGAAGCGTTGGACGTCAGGCGCTCCCCGCAGCGGAAGAACTTTCCGACGGCGGAAGGGGCGGCCTTGACCACGGCCAGGCAGTAGGAGTCGAAGGTCTGTATGCGCATGCCGTTGGCCAGCGTCTTCAGCCGGGTGTGTTCCGCGGCGCCGATCTCCTTCCCGGCGAACATGGAATCTATCTCCGAGGAGAGCCTCTCGCGCATCTCGGCGGCGGCGTTGCGGGTGAAGGTGAGCATCATCACGTCCGACGGGCCGATGTCCTTCCTCCTGAGTATGTTCAGGCATCTCGCGATGACGGTGTGGGTCTTGCCCGTTCCCGGTCCCGCGTCGACGACCGTCAGGCCGTCGGTCTCGTTCGCGATCTTCTCCTGGGACTCATCGAGCTTCATGCCTGTTCCTCCGTATCGGCCTCTCCGCTCTGGTCGGCCGGGCAGACGCTGCGGTAATCGCACTTGCCGCAGTCCCTCTTCCCGGGCCCGGCGGCGACGATGGGGATGTCCATGATCTCCCCGGCGTTCCTGCTGTCGGCCTCCAGCTTGGTGCAGAATTCCTCCATGGCGTCGGCGGGGATGACGACAGTGCCGTTCCTGTCGGAATACAGGGCCGGGCCCTGGCAGAATTTGAAGAACTTCTCTATCGTGCTGGGCGCTTTCTTCGTTACTATAGCCATCTCCTTCATGGCCTGTTCCTCGTCCATGCCGGCGAAGTACCTCTTCAGGATGTCGGACACCTCCGGCCAGCTGTTGACGACCCACTTCTGGTATTCCTTGGCCGGAGAATCGTCCGCGGTCAGGATCTCGGCGCGGATGCGGCGGGAGAGCTTCACCGTCCTCACGTTCTGCTCCACATCGAACCCCGGCGAGGTGGATTCGATGTCGTTGTCGGCCATGAAGAAGAGCTTGAACGAAGCGTCTTCGAACCCCCTGCTCCTGCTCAGCACCGACAGGTAGATCTCGGGCTGGAACTCGGCATGGCCCTCTAAACCGCCGGGCGTCATGCCTTTGACGATCTCGGACGGCTTATGCGATTGCCCCGTCTTGTAATCGATTATCAGGTTGTCCATCTGGTAATCGTACTTGGCGAAGGCCGGCAGGTCTTTGCAGTCCATCTCGGTCTCGGTGCATGAGGAATACTCCTCCAGGTCCTCGGCCTCCATGAGGCTGTTGGGGTATTTCCTGTCCGGGTTCCCGTCCCTGGGGACCGAAGCGGGGCGGAAGGAGTCGATGAACTTCATCAGGTTGCCCATGCAGAACTTCATCTTGTCGCGGTCCGTGCGCTTCAGGCACTCGCTTGATATCCCCGCGTACCTCTCGGACATCCTGTCCAGAAAGTATTCCGTGCCCTTTTCTCTGACCGTCTCCGGATAGAGGAGGTAGAGCTCGGCGAACTCATGCATGCTGGTGCCGAAGAACAGCTTGTCGTTCTCCTCGGTGTCGAGGAACTGCCCCAGCAGATAGGCGGCCCGGCATTCTGCGAACCTGTTGTATGCAGTCTTCGAGAACTTCACGCGGTCTGCGGGGGCATCCTGGGACCCCAGGCTCTTCCTGCGGTCCCTGTCGGCGGGAGCATCGATGTGCCAGCTGCCCGTTTTCAGTTCCGAGCAGATGTCCCCGAAGGTGTCGGCGCTCTTCCCCTCGGCGGCCATGAGGTCGGCGATATGGCGGCAGGGGCAGGTCTCCTCCCCGCCCGTGGCCGGCCTCACGGCGATGATGCGCGCATCGCCCTGCTGGAGCAGCACGGCCATCCTCTCGGCCTGCAGGTCCGCCGCCGTCTCCTGGTCGATGTACTCCTTCCCGGATTCGTCGACGTCCCAGTTGCGGTCGGCCCCGGCGAATATGACCAGCGGGCGGTCGACGTAGAGGGCGTTCCGGCAGTCGGCCAGGAGGACGCCCTGCTTCTCCGAGTCGGGGATCTGCTCGTTATGCTTCAGGTCCTCCACGTTGTCGACGGCGTAGGAGAGGTCCTCGGCGAGCGCGCCGGTGATCTTCTCATCGTACAGCCCCAGATCGTGCAGGAGGATCTCCACGGAAGCTCCTCTCCTCCTGAGCTCGGGAGTATCGAACGCTTTCGACAGGGCCTCTCCGAACGTCAGGCCGCGGATCCCCCTCATGGTCTCGATCAGGGCCTTCGTGCGGGGGTCGGAGACATCGGCCCCGGGCTGTCCCGGATCGCTAAGCGTGAGGCGCGAGAGGAGGAAGTTGTCCATGTACGGGGTCAGGTGCCTGCCGCCTGTGCCGCTTATGCCGTGGAGGGAGGTGAAGAGGTCGCGCACGTCCTTCACGCGGACCGTGCGGAAGTCGAGCGCCAGGGTGACGAACTGTATATAGTCCCTCACCTGGGCCAGGTCCTTGACGCTGAGGTCGTTCTTGAAGGGGATCCTGTTGCGGTAGAGCGCGGCGCGGACGGCATCTGCCAGCGTTCCGGAGGGGTTGAGGACGACGGCGGCGTCCGTGGGCCTGCAGCCCTTTATGATGTCGGCGATGCAGTCGGCGATCTGCCGGTCGTTGCCGATGCTGTAGATCTTATCGATCTCGTAATCCCCGTCCTTGAACAGGTCGATCTCCTCGAAATCCCCGGACAGCATGTGCTTGTCCAGGTCGTTGAAGAAGTCGAGGCCGATGACGGCGACCTTCTTCCCCTTGAAGAAGTAATTGTCGTCGCAGCTGTAGGCCTCCATGCTCTTCTCTTTGGTGGGCAGCAGCCTGTACGACTCCCACACCCTCCTCGCGCGGTCGCTGTGCAGGTACTTGGCCACGTCCGCCGTGTGACGCCTTATCTCGCGTATGGCGGTCATCTCGCTGTAGACCGTGCGGAAATCGAGATCGTCGTTGTCCTTCCTGATCTGGGCGATGATCTCGAGGTCGGACATGGCCGGCCGCCCGATGGTCTGGTGCTCGGTCATGGCAGCCACCTGCTTGGGCGTGTAGGCCAGTCTGCCTATGCGCGGCTCGGCTATCCTCCCGTTGAGGGCGGTGGCCAGGGCGGCGTCCGTCGTCAGGACGCAGTCGAACCCTTTGGCCTCCTCCCACAGTTCATCGATGCTCTTGGCGATCCTCATACCGTTCACGCCATGGCAATGCCCTCGGGGGTATTTATATTTATCAATAATTCCGTAATTTAAGAAATTCTAGGCATTTCCGGCCTGTTCTCCGGCTTTCGGACGTCCGGGGCCGCAGGCGAGAATTACGGATATACTTCAAAACCGTAATTTATTATAATCGATTAAACGTTTTACGACCCATGGATAAGATGAGGAGGGTGATGATCGCTTGCGTCACCTTCGATACCGTGAGGATCAGCCAGCCTGTGGAATTCTACGGTTCCAACGTGGTGTACCTGATCCATTATGTCCGCGATCCGGAGAAACCCGGCAATGTCTACCGCGAGTTCTATATCGAGACCGTCCGCCAGATAATGGCCTCCAACAAGAATGCCGAGATAATGGAGATCAACGCCCCCGTCACCGACTTCAAGGCCATGCTCAAGGCGGTATCCGGAGCGATCTACAAAGAGAAGCAGATCAACCCCAGGTCGGAGATCCGCGTCAACCTGTCGGCAGGGTCCCCCGAGTACATCACCGCCGCGGGGATCGCCGCGATGATGAACAAAGGCGCCGAGCCCTTCTTCGTCAGGGCCGATGCTTAT
Coding sequences within:
- a CDS encoding PD-(D/E)XK nuclease family protein — translated: MRIAKSIDELWEEAKGFDCVLTTDAALATALNGRIAEPRIGRLAYTPKQVAAMTEHQTIGRPAMSDLEIIAQIRKDNDDLDFRTVYSEMTAIREIRRHTADVAKYLHSDRARRVWESYRLLPTKEKSMEAYSCDDNYFFKGKKVAVIGLDFFNDLDKHMLSGDFEEIDLFKDGDYEIDKIYSIGNDRQIADCIADIIKGCRPTDAAVVLNPSGTLADAVRAALYRNRIPFKNDLSVKDLAQVRDYIQFVTLALDFRTVRVKDVRDLFTSLHGISGTGGRHLTPYMDNFLLSRLTLSDPGQPGADVSDPRTKALIETMRGIRGLTFGEALSKAFDTPELRRRGASVEILLHDLGLYDEKITGALAEDLSYAVDNVEDLKHNEQIPDSEKQGVLLADCRNALYVDRPLVIFAGADRNWDVDESGKEYIDQETAADLQAERMAVLLQQGDARIIAVRPATGGEETCPCRHIADLMAAEGKSADTFGDICSELKTGSWHIDAPADRDRRKSLGSQDAPADRVKFSKTAYNRFAECRAAYLLGQFLDTEENDKLFFGTSMHEFAELYLLYPETVREKGTEYFLDRMSERYAGISSECLKRTDRDKMKFCMGNLMKFIDSFRPASVPRDGNPDRKYPNSLMEAEDLEEYSSCTETEMDCKDLPAFAKYDYQMDNLIIDYKTGQSHKPSEIVKGMTPGGLEGHAEFQPEIYLSVLSRSRGFEDASFKLFFMADNDIESTSPGFDVEQNVRTVKLSRRIRAEILTADDSPAKEYQKWVVNSWPEVSDILKRYFAGMDEEQAMKEMAIVTKKAPSTIEKFFKFCQGPALYSDRNGTVVIPADAMEEFCTKLEADSRNAGEIMDIPIVAAGPGKRDCGKCDYRSVCPADQSGEADTEEQA